One Vanessa cardui chromosome 4, ilVanCard2.1, whole genome shotgun sequence genomic window carries:
- the LOC124544481 gene encoding achaete-scute complex protein T3-like, protein MLQSNNYSISYLSQYNNDLPKFVPIAPSPEESSDMDCTLPKKYTYKNNYSGAQAASIARRNARERNRVKQVNDGFNALRKRLPAAIVNALSGGARRGTGKKLSKVDTLRMVVEYIRYLENMIEDSDAALGITQESQVVMDTSPHSEFDEGIFGGRNSPYSDSVPSPTNSECSSGVSTSCSTTDDYYQGARYTEAATVDDNELLDAITWWQQK, encoded by the coding sequence ATGCTTCAAAGCAATAACTACAGCATATCCTACTTGTCGCAGTACAACAACGACTTACCGAAATTTGTACCAATCGCTCCGAGCCCCGAGGAGAGTTCGGATATGGATTGTACATTACCCAAGAAATAcacctataaaaataattactcagGAGCACAGGCAGCCTCCATCGCGAGGAGGAACGCCCGCGAGAGGAACCGCGTGAAGCAAGTAAACGACGGATTCAACGCTTTAAGGAAGAGATTGCCTGCAGCGATCGTTAACGCGCTGTCCGGCGGAGCTCGCCGGGGCACCGGCAAGAAGCTGAGTAAAGTAGACACGTTACGGATGGTCGTCGAGTACATACGGTACCTGGAAAACATGATCGAAGACAGCGACGCGGCTTTGGGTATCACTCAGGAGAGTCaagttgtgatggatacgtccCCACATAGTGAATTCGATGAGGGAATCTTTGGTGGAAGGAACTCGCCGTACTCCGACTCAGTGCCGTCGCCTACCAACTCGGAGTGTTCATCGGGTGTGTCTACAAGTTGTTCCACAACCGACGACTACTACCAAGGCGCCCGCTATACTGAAGCCGCCACTGTGGATGATAATGAGTTACTCGATGCAATTACGTGGTGGCAGCAGAAGTAA